The Xylanibacillus composti DNA window TGCGCGCCCGAGCTCTTGCTGCCGGCGATATGCTGCCAGCCGCTGTCTTCGAACAGGGTGCAGTAATCGATGAAATCCTCTTGCCGCTTGAACGTGCGATAATCGATCCTGATTGTGGCCCGCTCCGGCTCTGCTGCCCGAAAGCGATAGCCGAATGACTTGCTAACCAACTGGCAGCCCTGTTGAGCCATCTCCTCCAGCCACTTCTCCTCTTTGTCGAAATCCAAGAAAAATTTGAACGTTCTCATGTCCACTCCCCCTGCCTCAAAGCTGTAAAATGCGGTCCGTAATCGCCAGCATATGCTGCATGCGCTCGTAATCCAAACGAAGAATCGCGATGCCTTTTTCCGTTATGACGTAAGTCTTGCGCCTCTTCTCATCACTCTTGACAGCGGCGATCCATTGATGCTTCAACAAATTCTCGATAGCGCCGTACAACGTCCCGGCGGCAAGCTTTACTTGGCCATGGCTAAGTTCTTCCACCTTCTGCATGATCAAATAGCCATGCGCCGGCTCCACCAATGCCAGCAAAATATAATAGGTCGTCTCCGTCAACGGCAATTGCTTGTCACGGTTCAATAAGCTCCCTCCCGATTTGCGTTACAGATGCCCGACTATATCGCCCGACTATTCAGTTAAACTATATAGTCAAACTGTATAGTTGGATTATATACAGTTGAACTGTATATGTCAAGCTTGTCATTTTGCCCAACTAAAAAAACATGCCGCCTCATTGCCCTCCAAGGCTGCAGCATGTTTGGCACTCCCATGTTCATTTTTGCAAGCTTATCCCCAGATACCTGTCAGCCGATGCCCTGCCTGTTCTTCAATGCCCTTACGATCAGAAAGTGGGGCCGCGTCGACAGTCTCTCTTCATATTGTGCATACCAATCCCGTGCCCCGGGCATTTCCTTGTACAGCGGACTGGGCTTTGGCTCCATCATCCGCTCAATCACAAAGTGCTCCGCTGTCGCATTCACAATCTCCTGCATCGGTCTGCGATAAAAGGTCACTTCAACCGGCCCTGCTTCCTTCTTCTGCCATGTGTCGGTCAGCAGCGTTCGCGCGAAGTAGTCGGGCTTATCCATCAGCTCCATGTCCATCATCGGATGATGGAGCGAGAACAGCAGCTTTCCTCCCGGCTTCAGGATGCGCTTGAACTCGCGGAACGTCGCAGACCAGTCCTCCACATAATGCAGCGTCAGCGAGCTGACAATCCAGTCGAAGGCTTCCGCATCGAACGGCAGCGGCTCCGACAGATCACAAATCCGCACGTCAGCCCGATTCTCCACTCTGCGCCGGCAGGCCGCAACCATGGCAGGGCTTATATCCACAGCAGTCACCCGTGCACCTCGCATGAAGCATTGCTCCGTATACCAGCCCGCAGCGCAACCGGCATCCAGCACCGCCAGACCTGCCAGATCATCCGCCAGCTCACCCAGCATCGCTGGACGCTCATAATACGCGTTGAAGCCGCTCTCCTTGTCCACATGCAGCTCGTAGTCCTTCGCCAATTTGTCGTACGCTTCCCGAATTTTCTCTTTCACAGGGATTCCTCCACATCGATTCCATGATAGACATGATCGTTATAGACTTCGGCGTACAACATCAAATTCCCTCCGACGGCAGGAATTTCCAATGCGCAGCTGAAATGTGCAAACGAATCTCCTTCTTTCATCGTCTACTATAACAGCAAACAATCATTTCTATTCTAAGGGGGCAGCGTACATATGAAATCAATCGGCCTCGTCATCTTCTTGGCCATCGTGCTAATCGCAGCAGGCTGCGGGAACCACAAGCAGCCCGAGAGAGATGTTTCCGCAGGGTATGCAGCTGAGACTGTGGATTCTGTAGAAAACTCGCATCAAGCGAATACGCCCGCCCCCGAGGATGAATTTCTGAGCACTTACGTATTGAGCTTTGAAAATGTCCGTACCGGAACCCTCCTTCCCAGCATCCCCTACGATCAAGTGGGTGCCATTCTTGTGGAGAAAGAGATCCATGCACATCGCATGCTCATTTATACAAGGCCAGACAACACAGAGCTGTACTATGCCGGACTCCAAACCGATTCGGACATGTATGAAATAGGAGCAATCGGCTATCCTCCTGCGGAAGGAGAACGGTTCGGTATCCAAGAAGTCTCCGTGCTGGGACGAGAATTGGTCAAGGTGACGGGTTTTTGCGGCGCCAACTGTCCCAAAACCTATTACGTGGAATTGAATCAACCTGCACTTTTTTTGACCGTCGATGCGCATGCTGTCGAAACTGATCTGGATAACGATGGCGTCAACGAGCTGATTGCCACTCACGGTACAGCCGCGCAAACCGTTGTCTATCAATGGCAAGGTGAACAGGTGATGTTTGCTGACTTCAATGTCGCATTGCAGGCCGAGGTTGTCTTCTACGACCGCAGCCAGAACCTGTTTCAGGCATCCACTCGAAACGGAAACGAGTTATATGCTTTCAAGTGGGAGGAAGGACGATTGGTCCGTGCGAACTAGCAAAGTCCGTCACCTCTTATCCAGCAAGCCAAGCCGATCCAGGATGACTGCAAGCTGCTCCCGTGTTACGGGCTGTCCCAGCCCATATACTTCTGGAGCTACACCTTTGATGACATCAGCTGCTGCCGCCTTGGCAATGGAAGCCGCGGCCCAATGATCGTCGGGCACGTCGCGAAATCCGGTTTTTCCCGGCTGCCGTGGCGCTTCCCTGGCAAAGTACTCATCCAAATACTGTTCGGGCTCGTAGCAATTGTTGGCGCGGTCCGCCATCCAGCCAAAATTCGGGTGAGCGGTCTTGCGAATCTCATAATGCAGATGACTGCCGCTGGCTTGACCGGTGCTCCCTTGCTTGCCGACCTCTTGTCCTTTTTGAACGGACTGGCCTGCCGCTACAGATACACTGTCCAAATGGCAGTAACAATGCAGCGCCCCATACTTGTCCTGCACGGCCGCTGTAATGCCGAATCCGCCAAAACCGCTGCCCGGCGTGCCTTCGCCGGCAAAGAGCACTTTGCCCGGCACAGTTGCCGGAATAGGCGCGCGATGCGCTTTGGCCAAATCTACGCCAGTATGAAAATCCGCAGCGCCCGTCGCAGAATTCCTTCGCGGCCCGTACGGACTGGTTACGCGAAACCCTTCAAAGTATTTCATGCAACCTCCCCCCTTTGCATATAGGAAATGCAGACTTCCATTGGTCTGACCCGACGTTTGTGCAGGTGCGGCAATCTTTTGCAGGAACTTTAATAATCCAGCAGGCGTCCATGATCATGCCATTGCCCATACATTTTATTTGCTTTCGTGTTTGTTATAAATTTGTCTAATCTCCTCGCGAATAACTCGGGCTGGTTTTTGACGCTGTGAATCGTATCCATGCGAACTCTCTGATAGAGGGCTGGAAATGCCAAAAAATTCTCATACACTTGCCTTTCCTCTTTTAACCTTTGCTCGACAACCGGGTCTATTACAAAAGAGTCTGGGTTCATATCAGGAAGCGCATCTCTTCCTTCGTCTCTCATTAATCCCAGCTTTTCGAGGCGGCGGACACGTTCTTTATTCAATTCCGTCCATGAACTTCTCTTGCTTCGGGGAGACAGTCTTTGCGCCGTCTCCGTTGCCGATATTTTCTTTTTGGTTCCATCGATCCAGCCGAAACATAAAGCTTCTTCCACCGCGTCTAAATAGAGCAACTTGCCCCTGCTTGGCGTCATACTGACCACGACCCAGCAGCATTTTTCTGTCCTGCTATTTGCCTGCAGCCAAGCTCTCAGCTCCCCTCTCGATGTTGCGGGGATCAGATTGCTGATTTCCATATACATACACTCTCCTTCCGATTTCTTAGTTCTTATCCCGCTGCTTCCTTGTACCAAAAAAGTAAATAGTCGTTTGATGATGGCAGGAACTGTTTTCATTATAAAAAAAGAAGTATGACAACAGCCTGTCATCCTTCATCATTTTTATGCTGCCGCTAGGACATGGCCAAGGAGAGTCGCAACGGGGGATGTTGAGCTGGGCCTTCTTCTTCGCAATATTCCGGCTAGGGGAACGTATGCGGATGCAAATAAACGGGGATTGCGAATTTATGTTGCTGGTGAATCGGAGGGCGAATAAAACACGTCACAATGGATGTGCCGGTATTTTTCCCATTTGCCGGGATTGGTTGTGTCTGGAACGCCATGCTCCATCATGGCCTGATAGAGGGCCGTCTTTTCTTCCAAATGGGCGACGCGCTGCTTGGCTTCTTCGAGCTGGACGAGCGCCGCTTCTTTATGCTTCATCATGATTTCGTTGCGTTGCGGAATGGTCGAATCCCCTTTGAGACAGAGATCGACGTACATTTTGATCGCTTCAATCGGCATCCCGGATTGCTTCAGGCATTTGACACCGTACAGCCAGTTGATGGATTCTGCGTCGAACAGCCGGATATTGTTCTCATTGCGCTGCACGCTTGGCACCAATCCTTTGTCGGTGTAAAAGCGTACCGCGTGCTCGGTGAGTCCTGTTATTTGGGCGGCTTCCTTGACCGTATGCATGTGTACTCCTCCTTGAAAAAAATTTTCAGTAGACCTGTTGACTTCGTGTAACACGAAGGCACTAAGCTTAGTGTAATGCAAATCGGCCGCAAGCGGAATCCCGCTGCGGTGCCCGATTCCCTGCATTCGCGGCCGTTTGCCCAACTTACATTTGAACAATGGGAGGAATAACCATGCAAACTGTAACCTTGAACAACGGTGTGAACATGCCCATCATCGGCTTCGGTGTCTACCAAATTCCCGATGCTGAGGAATGCGAGAACGCCGTATATGAAGCGCTGATGGCCGGCTACCGCCTGATCGACACCGCCGCCGGTTACCTGAACGAGGAGGCAGTCGGACGCGCGATCAAGCGCAGCGGCGTGCCGCGTGAGGAGCTGTTCATCACGACCAAGCTCTGGATTCAGGATGCCAGCTACGAGCGAGCCAAGCTGGCGTTCGCCAAATCCTTGAAGAAGCTACAGCTTGACTATCTCGATTTATACCTGATTCACCAGCCGTTCGGCGATTACT harbors:
- a CDS encoding PadR family transcriptional regulator; this translates as MNRDKQLPLTETTYYILLALVEPAHGYLIMQKVEELSHGQVKLAAGTLYGAIENLLKHQWIAAVKSDEKRRKTYVITEKGIAILRLDYERMQHMLAITDRILQL
- a CDS encoding class I SAM-dependent methyltransferase, whose protein sequence is MKEKIREAYDKLAKDYELHVDKESGFNAYYERPAMLGELADDLAGLAVLDAGCAAGWYTEQCFMRGARVTAVDISPAMVAACRRRVENRADVRICDLSEPLPFDAEAFDWIVSSLTLHYVEDWSATFREFKRILKPGGKLLFSLHHPMMDMELMDKPDYFARTLLTDTWQKKEAGPVEVTFYRRPMQEIVNATAEHFVIERMMEPKPSPLYKEMPGARDWYAQYEERLSTRPHFLIVRALKNRQGIG
- a CDS encoding M23 family metallopeptidase, whose translation is MKYFEGFRVTSPYGPRRNSATGAADFHTGVDLAKAHRAPIPATVPGKVLFAGEGTPGSGFGGFGITAAVQDKYGALHCYCHLDSVSVAAGQSVQKGQEVGKQGSTGQASGSHLHYEIRKTAHPNFGWMADRANNCYEPEQYLDEYFAREAPRQPGKTGFRDVPDDHWAAASIAKAAAADVIKGVAPEVYGLGQPVTREQLAVILDRLGLLDKR
- a CDS encoding YdeI/OmpD-associated family protein, producing the protein MEISNLIPATSRGELRAWLQANSRTEKCCWVVVSMTPSRGKLLYLDAVEEALCFGWIDGTKKKISATETAQRLSPRSKRSSWTELNKERVRRLEKLGLMRDEGRDALPDMNPDSFVIDPVVEQRLKEERQVYENFLAFPALYQRVRMDTIHSVKNQPELFARRLDKFITNTKANKMYGQWHDHGRLLDY
- a CDS encoding MerR family transcriptional regulator — encoded protein: MHTVKEAAQITGLTEHAVRFYTDKGLVPSVQRNENNIRLFDAESINWLYGVKCLKQSGMPIEAIKMYVDLCLKGDSTIPQRNEIMMKHKEAALVQLEEAKQRVAHLEEKTALYQAMMEHGVPDTTNPGKWEKYRHIHCDVFYSPSDSPAT